The genome window CTTATCGTACGTCCTACTTCTGAAACAATTATTTGGGATACCTACAAAGGCTGGATTCAATCCTACAGAGATTTACCAATTTTAGTAAATCAATGGGCAAATGTTGTGCGTTGGGAAATGAGAACCCGTTTATTCTTAAGAACAGCCGAATTTTTATGGCAAGAAGGACATACAGCACACGCTACCAAGCAAGAAGCCATTGAAGAGACTGAACAAATGATTGAAGTTTACGCTCGATTTGCAGAAGATTTTATGGCTATGCCAGTAATTAAAGGTTTAAAAAGTGCTAACGAACGTTTTGCCGGTGCATTAGAAACCTATTGTATTGAAGCCTTAATGCAGGACGGCAAAGCTTTACAAGCAGGAACCTCACACTTTTTAGGTCAAAATTTTGCGAAAGCCTTTGATGTGAAATTTACAAGTAAAGAAGGTAAGTTAGAACACGTTTGGGCGACATCTTGGGGTGTTTCCACTAGATTAATGGGTGCTCTAGTAATGACACATTCAGACGACAATGGACTGGTATTACCACCGAAACTAGCTCCTTTTCAAGTTGTCATTGTTCCAATTTACAAAGGTGACGAACAATTACAGCAAATCAGTGAAGAGGCTGTAAAAATCAAAAATGACTTAGAAAAAATCGGAATATCAGTAAAATACGACGACAGAGATACACACAAACCGGGATGGAAATTTTCGGAATACGAATTTAAAGGTGTACCCTTACGTATTGCCATAGGTCCAAGAGATTTAGAAAATGGTACTGTTGAATTGGCCAGACGTGATACTTTAGAGAAAGAAACGGTCAGCACTAGTGATTTGAGTAATAAAATTGCTAACCTACTAGAAAAAATTCAAGAAACTCTACTATTAAAAGCTCAAACCTATCGAGATGACAATACTCATCACGCTAAGGATTGGAATCACTTTAAAGAGCTTATCTCAAAAGATGCTGGTTTTGTTTATGCACATTGGGACGGTACAGGAGAAACCGAACAAAAAATTAAAGAAGAAACCAAAGCTACTATCCGTTGTATTCCTCTTAACAATAAAGCCGAAGCAGGAAAATGTATATATAGCGATAAGCCTTCTTCACAAAAAGTAATATTTGCAAAAGCATACTAATGGATTCATCTGAAAAAATCATCAATAGACTCACTAAGAAAGCTGCTACTAAACAAGAAGTTTATAGAGTATGTAAATCATCTTTTGAAATGCTAAAAGAGGTCGTTAGTGAGCTTTCAGAAGAATTGTCCAATAATGTGTCACCGGTGGACAAACATGTAGAAATTAAGTACACAGATAAAGGAGAATTTGAAATTGAGCTTAAATTTTCGGGTGACACCCTAATTTTTCACATGCACACCAATACCTTCTCCTTTGAGAAAAGTCATCAGATTTGGAATTCTAGCTACGTTAAAAAAGACGAATACAAAGCTTACTGTGGTGTTATAAACGTCTATAATTTTTTAAGCGATAGCTTCAAATACAATAGAATAAATGACTTAGGCTATATGATAGGAAGGCTATTTATTAATAAAGAACAGCACTTTTTTACGGAAGGTGATGGAAGAATGAGATTTTTATACAACAACTTTCAAAACGACGTTTTAGATAAGAATATTTTAAAAAATATCGTACACGAGTTAATGTTGCACGCTATGGACTTTGAACTTGTCACACCTTCCTTTAAAGATGTCCAAGTAGTTAGTCTAGATCAAATCAATCAAATGAGCCAAAATATGAAGCTCAAAACAGCCAAAAAACTAGGTTTCAAGTTCAGCAACGAAAAATAATTTCTTTTTTTTGTTCAACTTCTTTGTAGAAATACAAAAGATATTATATTTGCACTCGCCTTTTTTAAGGACTAATACACTGGCCCCTTCGTCTAGTGGTTAGGACGCCAGGTTTTCATCCTGGAAACAGGAGTTCGATTCTCCTAGGGGCTGCAAACCCACTCTACTTCAGAGTGGGTTTTTTTATTTTACCACTTTCTAATAGAATAGATTGATGTAAATTGCAAATTCCTTAACAACTGTTCGTAATGAAGACCATCATAAAAAGTATTCTTTTTATTTGTGCTATTCTTATCCTAATTGCATTCGTGGATTTCAATAATGATGAAGATAATAATCATGACTTTAGCAGCACTGATAAAATGCTATTTGCACATAGAGGCTTAGCTGAATTTGCTGAAAATTCTTGGCAGGGTTTCAAACAATCTCAAACTCTCGGTTTTAATTCCATTGAGTGCGATGTGCAATTCACCAAAGACAATAAACTCATCATTTTTCACGATAAAAATGCCAAAAGGTTACTAGGAATAGACCAGAACATAGAAGACTTGATATGGAGTGAAATCGAAACTAAAGCCATTATACACAACAACGAAATTAGTGAGCAATATGTACTATCTTTAGATGAACTACTTAGATTATCGTCAGATTTTCAATACCTCTATCTAGATTTCAAAACAACTAACAAAACCATTGCAGATAGCCTATTGGCTTTGATGGAAAAACATCAAGCATATGAACGTGTACTTCTTGCTGATGCCAACATCTTGTTTTTAGCCTACTTAAAGCATAAAATACCCCAGATTAAAACTGTTTTGGAAGGTTTTAATAAAGGAAAAGAATGGACTTATTACCTCATACCATCGTCTTTAAAACCAGATTATTTTGCTAGTTTTTTCTCAGAAGTAGATGACAAGCATATAAAGTTTTTAAATGAACAAAATTTAATGCCCCGTAAAGTAGTGTATGGTATTAACAAAAGTAATTACCAACAAGCTATAGATATGGGGTTGAGGCATTTGATAATAGACTACGACTCTAGTTTATCTTCTCAAATCACAGCTTACTAGATTATAATTACCTACCACACACCGATTTAAAATCGCACCATTGACAAGCATCTTTATTTTCAGTAGGATAAAATTCTTTTTCATCTTCTACTATGGTCGATAATAGAATTTCCAATTCTTCTTCGAATTTTTCCATTACTAAAGCGTCCATTTTGAGTATTGTTTTATCTAGCTTTACAAAGATAGGTCCATCGTCTAAATTTCTTAACGAATAGTTAGCAGCCGTAAAACTACTGTCATTCATTACAGTCTTGGCATACAAATAGGCGTATGTCATCAGTTGAAAGGCTTTAGCTTTTTTGGGGTTTTCTCTTAATTCTTGAAATGACTTAAAACTTAGGTCTTTTTGTTCAACTTTTCCCGATTTATAATCAATAATTCGCACAGAATCACCTACTCTATCTACCCTATCCACATTTCCAAACAAGTTAAACTCTATACCATTGACATTTATAGGGTAAGAAAGAGAACGCTCTACATCGGTAACAAAAAAGGATTCTTCACATTCAGATAAAAAATGCTGTTCAGCCTCAAAGTAATTTGAGGTAAGTCGTTGTGCTACTTGATACAACAAATGATTTTTACCGTGATTCATACGATCTCCTACTTCTTTTTGAAAACCTTCTGTTATAGCCATCAAAGTGGTATTCTTGATTTCATCTAACAATTGAGGTCTTAAAGGTGCATACAGATGTGGAGAGTAGGCTTCGCACAGAGCCTCGTGTATAATTGTACCAAAAGAATTGGCTTCCATAAATTCCTCAATCTCATCTTGTGGATATATTTTAGCGATGTATTTGAAATAAAATTGCAACCTACAATTTATAAAGGTAGTTAGGGCCGTTGGCGACACCCTTTTAGCTGCCCATTCCTCGAGTTTTCCTTTTATAGTTTCTGATTTATCAATGATAATAGGCTCTATTGAGTTTACACTATTAACCTCCGATTGCAAGACCTTTTCATTAATCTGAAGATGGTCTAACTCATTGATAATTTGAGTAATGAATCGGCTTTTTTCACCGCTTCCAAAATCATCGTTTTGGGTGTTATATATCAAGGAAACATGTTCTGCACGTTGAAGTAATCTATAAAAGTGATACCCAAAAATAGCATCTCTTTCTTCGTGTGTAGGCATCTTAAAATGCTTTTTCAATACAAAAGGAATAAACGAATTGACGGACTTACCAGCAGGTAATTTTTCTTCGTTAACACTCATAATAATAACATTCTTAAAGTCAAGTGTACGTGTTTCTAGCACTCCCATCATTTGTAAGCCGTTAAGCGGTTCTCCCATAAAAGCAATGGACTCTTTGCCTATGATTTGGAAAAAGATGGCTCTTAGCGTCTTTAAATCCATATCTCCTTTAAAATCTATCAAATGGTTTTCTAATATCTGAATGGATTTGTAAAAAGAAAATAAAATTTCAGATTCTACACTTGCCTCTTGCTTAACCAATTGGTTTTTTAATTTATCTAGCAAAAGCTTAATGTTATGAATGGCTAAAGTGGTATCCGACCAATCGCCCAAGATGAAAGCAAGAATATCCCATTGGCTATCATCGTTAACAACTTTTTTCAGAGAAGAAGTTGAAACAAAAACAATATTTTTTTTATTCAAATGGTGATTGATTGCCATCAATTTAGAGGAATCTATCAGACGGCTCAAATATGGATTTCTAAGAAGTTTTTGAATGTCTTTCGAATGGAATTTATTTTTACCGTATTGCTGTTTCTTCAACTGAGTTTTAAAGAGTAAATCAACCAAACTAAACAAAGGTGTACTACTTATTGGCGCACCCATGGTTATATTTACACTCTGAATTGAATCAGGCAAATTATTCAACACAGGAAATAATAAGTTTTCGTCTGCAAGTACTAGTGCCGTTTGACTATCAGTCAAATCTCCTTTAGGAAAGTTGGCTAACAAATGACCCGCAGTACGTGCTTGTCCTACATTCTTAGCGCACCCTATTATATCTATGGTTTTATCGTTTTCAAAAAAGCGACTAAGTTTAGCATTTCCCCATTGTTGAAAATGTTGTCTTAGAAAAAGTCCTCCCTCGTGTTTATCGTTTTCTACATAATGGGCATCAGCGTCCCAAAACAATTTAGCATTTTTATGAGTCACAAAGTGATTCACTATTCTGTTTTCAGCGGTTGTAAGAGCATTTAAACCAACAAACCAAACCTCATCAAAATCGTGTTTTAAATTAACTATAGAATCGGCAGCTTGACGATATGCCAAACCTTGATAAGCCAAATTATCTTTGAGTAAAGAAGCCTTAAATGTTGTATACCAATCATACAAATAAGCAAAAAACTGAACATATTTCTCTTGAAATGGAGTTAATTCAGCACTATTTAAACTCCATTGTTCTAACTCTTTAATATCTCTAAGGTTAGTCAATAGAGCTTGGGTATCAACCAAATATCTATCCATTTCATTGAAGTCGTACAATATAGTTTGACTCCATTTTAGAAATTGCTCAAAATTATCGTCATTATTATCTGGTCTATTGGCATCAAATATTTCATAGAGGCGAAACTGCAAACTCAAATTATCAATAGTATGTAGTCCTGAAAGCTCAGTAATAAAATCTTCAATCGAATAAATTTTGGGCAACCAAATGGGCTTAGAAATGTACTTAGA of Flavobacteriales bacterium contains these proteins:
- a CDS encoding proline--tRNA ligase, with the protein product MAKNFTSRAEDYSKWYNELVVKADLAESSGVRGCMVIKPYGFAIWEKMQQELDRMFKETGHSNAYFPLFIPKSYLSKEAEHVEGFAKECAVVTHYRLKNSEDGKSVVVDPDAKLEEELIVRPTSETIIWDTYKGWIQSYRDLPILVNQWANVVRWEMRTRLFLRTAEFLWQEGHTAHATKQEAIEETEQMIEVYARFAEDFMAMPVIKGLKSANERFAGALETYCIEALMQDGKALQAGTSHFLGQNFAKAFDVKFTSKEGKLEHVWATSWGVSTRLMGALVMTHSDDNGLVLPPKLAPFQVVIVPIYKGDEQLQQISEEAVKIKNDLEKIGISVKYDDRDTHKPGWKFSEYEFKGVPLRIAIGPRDLENGTVELARRDTLEKETVSTSDLSNKIANLLEKIQETLLLKAQTYRDDNTHHAKDWNHFKELISKDAGFVYAHWDGTGETEQKIKEETKATIRCIPLNNKAEAGKCIYSDKPSSQKVIFAKAY
- a CDS encoding PD-(D/E)XK nuclease family protein, encoding MVKPFLEHIAQQILDKGNTDRLTVVLPSKRSIVFLKHYLSKYISKPIWLPKIYSIEDFITELSGLHTIDNLSLQFRLYEIFDANRPDNNDDNFEQFLKWSQTILYDFNEMDRYLVDTQALLTNLRDIKELEQWSLNSAELTPFQEKYVQFFAYLYDWYTTFKASLLKDNLAYQGLAYRQAADSIVNLKHDFDEVWFVGLNALTTAENRIVNHFVTHKNAKLFWDADAHYVENDKHEGGLFLRQHFQQWGNAKLSRFFENDKTIDIIGCAKNVGQARTAGHLLANFPKGDLTDSQTALVLADENLLFPVLNNLPDSIQSVNITMGAPISSTPLFSLVDLLFKTQLKKQQYGKNKFHSKDIQKLLRNPYLSRLIDSSKLMAINHHLNKKNIVFVSTSSLKKVVNDDSQWDILAFILGDWSDTTLAIHNIKLLLDKLKNQLVKQEASVESEILFSFYKSIQILENHLIDFKGDMDLKTLRAIFFQIIGKESIAFMGEPLNGLQMMGVLETRTLDFKNVIIMSVNEEKLPAGKSVNSFIPFVLKKHFKMPTHEERDAIFGYHFYRLLQRAEHVSLIYNTQNDDFGSGEKSRFITQIINELDHLQINEKVLQSEVNSVNSIEPIIIDKSETIKGKLEEWAAKRVSPTALTTFINCRLQFYFKYIAKIYPQDEIEEFMEANSFGTIIHEALCEAYSPHLYAPLRPQLLDEIKNTTLMAITEGFQKEVGDRMNHGKNHLLYQVAQRLTSNYFEAEQHFLSECEESFFVTDVERSLSYPINVNGIEFNLFGNVDRVDRVGDSVRIIDYKSGKVEQKDLSFKSFQELRENPKKAKAFQLMTYAYLYAKTVMNDSSFTAANYSLRNLDDGPIFVKLDKTILKMDALVMEKFEEELEILLSTIVEDEKEFYPTENKDACQWCDFKSVCGR